The proteins below are encoded in one region of Candidatus Zixiibacteriota bacterium:
- a CDS encoding ferritin family protein, translating into MVDSTTDPITAIEMAIKREEAAYEFYMRHSRIFENEATRKMFEKLAEEEIKHKERLQQELNDNYYTEM; encoded by the coding sequence ATGGTTGATTCTACCACCGACCCCATCACGGCGATTGAAATGGCAATCAAACGTGAAGAAGCCGCTTATGAGTTTTACATGAGGCATTCCAGGATTTTCGAAAACGAGGCCACGCGGAAGATGTTCGAAAAGCTGGCTGAGGAAGAAATCAAACATAAGGAACGGCTCCAGCAGGAACTCAATGACAATTATTACACGGAAATGTAA
- a CDS encoding ferritin family protein — MIPANPKVLDALNWGISSEIKSYVFYLEAAQKTDNAEHKDTLLKLAAEEKEHYQVLERQHHSLITSEQWVTYNDILGQEGLPEIDENMAGQHRGLIDTVRNASDMRTVLDIAFDLEKEANGVFSKAAEDADDPEQKKSFEFLAKFERGHMNLIRKMIDSL; from the coding sequence ATGATTCCAGCAAATCCAAAAGTTCTCGACGCGCTGAACTGGGGGATATCGTCCGAGATTAAAAGTTATGTTTTTTATCTGGAAGCGGCCCAAAAAACTGATAATGCCGAGCATAAAGATACACTCTTGAAGCTCGCTGCAGAGGAAAAAGAGCATTATCAGGTTCTGGAGCGACAGCATCATTCATTGATAACTTCCGAGCAGTGGGTAACCTATAATGATATCCTGGGTCAGGAAGGACTCCCGGAAATCGATGAAAACATGGCCGGGCAGCATCGGGGCCTTATCGATACTGTTCGCAATGCTTCGGATATGAGAACCGTTCTTGATATTGCTTTTGATTTGGAAAAAGAGGCTAATGGAGTTTTCTCCAAAGCGGCCGAGGACGCCGACGATCCCGAGCAGAAAAAGAGTTTTGAGTTTTTGGCCAAGTTTGAACGCGGTCACATGAATCTTATCCGGAAGATGATAGATTCTCTTTAG
- the alr gene encoding alanine racemase: MNKKNLIWIEINRRAILNNIKSLSRLAGKKTMLAPAVKANGYGHGLREIVSILSETKIPYISIHSTVEAETSRAEGWDRKIIMVGPVAPEDIDAIFRLDLEPVVTEPTFISKLGRFCRKSNTSAKVHLKLETGTNRQGMNKKELSRAASTLKKYPEISVAGISTHFANIEDTTDHTFAMNQLKQFKSMNAYLNKLGVKPKLKHTACSAALLLFKETYFDLARPGVALYGYWPSSETYVSYRLGGGTNKILTPALSLCSRITQIKTVEAGSFIGYGCTYRASSKLKIAVLPAGYSDGIDRRLSNLGYVLIKGRRAPIRGRVCMNLIMVDITNIRGVKLYDIATILGTDGDEKISADTHAAWCQTINYEIISRVSSTLPRYMV; encoded by the coding sequence ATGAATAAGAAAAATCTGATATGGATAGAAATTAACCGCCGGGCGATATTAAACAATATCAAAAGCCTGTCTCGTCTGGCCGGTAAAAAAACAATGCTCGCTCCGGCTGTCAAAGCTAACGGTTACGGGCACGGCCTCCGCGAAATTGTCAGTATTCTATCCGAGACGAAAATTCCTTATATATCGATTCATTCAACGGTTGAGGCCGAAACATCGCGGGCCGAGGGATGGGACCGCAAAATCATAATGGTCGGGCCGGTCGCGCCGGAGGATATCGACGCTATCTTTCGCCTCGATTTAGAACCGGTTGTTACCGAGCCGACGTTCATATCAAAGCTGGGACGATTCTGCCGCAAATCCAATACTTCGGCTAAAGTACATCTCAAACTCGAAACCGGCACTAATCGGCAGGGGATGAATAAAAAAGAGCTATCCCGCGCGGCCTCAACATTGAAAAAATATCCCGAAATTTCAGTCGCCGGAATCTCGACTCATTTCGCCAATATCGAGGATACAACCGATCATACTTTCGCCATGAATCAGCTCAAACAATTCAAGAGCATGAACGCTTATTTGAATAAACTGGGCGTCAAACCAAAACTGAAACATACCGCCTGCTCGGCGGCTCTGTTGCTCTTTAAGGAAACTTATTTTGATCTCGCGCGTCCGGGAGTTGCTCTTTACGGTTACTGGCCTTCGAGTGAAACTTATGTTTCCTATCGCCTCGGCGGTGGGACGAATAAAATCCTGACTCCGGCCCTGTCATTATGTTCGCGGATAACGCAAATTAAAACGGTTGAAGCCGGAAGTTTTATCGGCTACGGATGCACCTATCGGGCCAGTTCTAAATTAAAAATCGCCGTTCTACCGGCAGGTTATTCCGACGGCATCGACCGCCGATTATCGAACCTGGGATATGTCTTAATCAAGGGCCGTCGGGCGCCGATTCGCGGCCGCGTTTGCATGAATCTGATAATGGTTGATATCACTAATATCCGCGGGGTTAAATTATATGATATCGCTACCATACTTGGAACGGATGGGGACGAAAAGATATCAGCCGATACCCATGCCGCCTGGTGCCAGACGATCAATTATGAGATTATTTCACGGGTATCTTCAACCCTGCCGCGATATATGGTTTAA
- a CDS encoding redox-sensing transcriptional repressor Rex, with protein sequence MAKQNNGQKKISESTIRRLSLYYRALSLLEKENHETISSKELARREKLTPAQVRKDLSFFGSFGTRGLGYPVTELKKRVARILGINRIWNIAMVGVGNIGSALVSYKEFHRQGFRIKLIFDNDQRKIGSNHKGLIVSDIKDMPRLLREHNIEIVILAVPAIVAQYIVDEVVEAGIKAILNFAPINLTVPEDVFLRNENMSMELEYLSFIISNDYKPN encoded by the coding sequence ATGGCCAAACAGAATAACGGACAAAAAAAGATTTCTGAATCGACTATCAGACGTCTTTCATTATATTATCGAGCTCTTTCTCTGCTGGAGAAGGAGAACCATGAGACAATCTCATCGAAAGAACTGGCTCGCCGAGAAAAACTGACTCCGGCGCAGGTTCGCAAAGACCTCTCGTTTTTTGGGAGTTTTGGAACCAGAGGGCTGGGGTATCCCGTCACGGAACTGAAAAAACGCGTTGCCAGGATTCTCGGAATCAACCGCATCTGGAACATCGCCATGGTCGGGGTTGGGAATATCGGCTCGGCCCTGGTTTCCTACAAGGAATTCCATCGTCAGGGTTTCCGCATCAAATTGATTTTTGATAATGACCAGCGTAAGATAGGTTCCAATCATAAAGGTTTGATCGTATCGGATATCAAAGATATGCCGCGCCTGTTGCGTGAGCATAATATTGAAATAGTTATTCTGGCCGTTCCCGCCATCGTCGCTCAATATATTGTCGATGAAGTCGTTGAAGCCGGCATCAAGGCGATTTTGAATTTCGCGCCGATTAATCTAACCGTTCCCGAGGATGTTTTTCTCCGCAACGAGAACATGTCGATGGAACTCGAATATCTCTCATTTATCATATCCAACGATTATAAGCCGAATTAA